The proteins below come from a single Arthrobacter crystallopoietes genomic window:
- a CDS encoding DUF3237 domain-containing protein gives MTQNIQRRVMLGAGLASVAGLATAGSAAAADKAKPAPPLPDKKFEELLAGVPMDRVGAELAFEAVVDIAPAEDLGDGPLGGRRIVPIIGGRFKGPRISGTVESGGADRQLIRGDGVRMLEAIYELRTDDGAVLSVVNNVLIDQPTPEQRYARSFLTVTAPTGPHDWLNRRILVGTLNSLRPSRDAVLIRVFVLT, from the coding sequence ATGACCCAAAACATCCAGCGTCGCGTCATGCTCGGTGCAGGACTGGCATCTGTTGCCGGTCTCGCTACAGCCGGGTCAGCCGCAGCCGCCGACAAGGCGAAGCCAGCTCCCCCGTTGCCTGATAAGAAATTCGAGGAACTCCTCGCCGGTGTCCCCATGGACCGGGTGGGCGCCGAGCTCGCCTTCGAAGCAGTAGTGGATATCGCTCCTGCCGAGGATTTGGGCGACGGCCCTCTTGGCGGACGTCGGATTGTGCCCATCATCGGCGGCAGGTTCAAAGGTCCGCGGATCAGCGGCACTGTTGAGAGCGGCGGCGCCGACCGGCAGCTCATCCGGGGCGACGGCGTCCGCATGCTGGAGGCGATCTATGAGCTGCGCACGGATGACGGCGCCGTTCTGTCAGTGGTCAACAACGTGCTCATCGACCAGCCCACGCCGGAACAGCGGTACGCCAGATCGTTCCTGACCGTGACCGCCCCGACCGGCCCGCACGACTGGCTGAACCGGCGCATCCTGGTCGGAACGCTCAACTCACTGCGCCCCTCCAGGGATGCCGTGCTGATCCGCGTCTTCGTCCTCACCTAA